A single Anopheles funestus chromosome 2RL, idAnoFuneDA-416_04, whole genome shotgun sequence DNA region contains:
- the LOC125762606 gene encoding protein rigor mortis isoform X1: MDGFVAPVFHVWYHQNSLLSTPDNGILYCSRYDVSYIPPQDSNHLPKISIMAVSGFIKSLACSPDWTDKRLFATLDEYNILHVWDLDLQQPVKGHRAHATGTQIKTSKKQLSDVTAAICFTTDGKVISCVHSDLVVYCLLTDRYKVTPDFFRNKTVVTLEPSPVDRDIFIAGLKDGLIQIFSIKKMTILHTLRGHDKEIVSIACMNVPVLKKNAKRQQIEDCKENVTGSASKSVSNRPKKQARKKTVPIADEPDCFDIYDFNESLEEFGTIIDRETMDDKRDQFREKAKTVEGFNFLEACENLKEDIIKAANRRDEDEEEDDIGEQSGIVPEEFNTDDENELDDCEKLRDYVVVDNEEQGVDEEADEEQDELEYKLILVSGSRENMIWFWDYETGLPIDKITVPSIANARLCDTSFTNAVWIDESHVVANNSNGQVIEWKVEFKFKNERLHLSAKESLAPYPVDKIFHVIRAKGLAKTDTNGRYLWCSSINRKLTCLEVAESGKASIIVDYGCITPTNRCLVENPLESMVIALASGAPRIEKLNLARLQNDNIPFKSFTNKISGAVMQLCWHPEEEEKLAFGTKEGRIGIFDTSSSSNVPVLLKPFTNREVYGLQWCFLTDDKQEKRLVLLACSKVELVYYHMSGAQKHEPIKCVQFGHVSEVTVVGNLCFIGTQHGTIYVSDLDNNFKLLYHKKIAKRYICGLEFKNNYLAVGSNDHSIRVINFSDGFDGEAEKEQVLLEGHTDGICKVRWNRGDTMRLVSCSFDCTIRIWDTSSATCLKIYHTRSFAYAAIFSPLDENIILFVGKGNSLSSFDYTKQHDEPPKAGSTKYPKIVFAVEDGVKPIDSKQKKKKAARDLKKSRKAYDGDHAANAVDQLTEGLNKVTMQEANAVQASANLSTTFQLTNRETNKTKDVLECIVKLLHTPDPEPEPEPHDYYNDGNSSDNDFLDDKFNDLSTRKPAEATKSNVEPAANNGETKTEQEKMFYNEKLFSTPEHLKQLIEEESKLHTITDTSSIGLVMLPQLLHKLKETILGCISKKKLTPQMLALAPYVSHMFWRQCCQAYAYQLIESHQSLAAVPFFLASHKADSSIEELCDAKYYREAWVICRLNKTPDDPMLEQVANKWAHHLNDIGNYEAAALVWTGIKKYKEAIDVLTKRRDITEDIQHTIDELNVKLQEATSVMQK; the protein is encoded by the exons ATGGATGGATTTGTTGCACCTGTTTTCCACGTGTGGTATCACCAAAACAGCCTTCTGTCCACCCCGGACAATGGAATCCTGTATTGCTCTCGTTACGACGTTTCGTACATACCTCCGCAGGATTCGAACCATTTGCCGAAGATCAGCATCATGGCCGTTAGTGGATT CATTAAATCTTTGGCTTGTTCTCCGGACTGGACCGACAAACGATTGTTTGCTACGCTGGACGAGTATAACATCCTGCACGTATGGGATCTTGATTTGCAGCAACCAGTTAAAGGACACCGAGCGCACGCAACCGGAACGCAAATCAAGACCTCGAAAAAGCAACTCTCGGATGTAACTGCGGCAATTTGCTTTACAACAgatggaaaagtgatttcatGTGTCCATTCTGATCTAGTGGTGTATTGTTTGCTAACGGACAGATACAAGGTGACGCCAGATTTTTTCCGCAATAAAACTGTCGTCACACTGGAACCGTCTCCGGTCGATCGCGACATCTTTATTGCAGGTTTGAAGGATGGGTTGATccaaatattttctataaagAAAATGACTATCCTTCACACCCTCCGTGGACACGATAAAGAGATCGTCTCTATCGCATGCATGAATGTGCCTGTTCTGAAGAAAAATGCGAAGAGACAGCAGATTGAAGATTGTAAGGAGAATGTTACAGGAAGCGCATCCAAAAGCGTTTCAAACAGACCCAAAAAACAGGCACGGAAAAAAACTGTCCCAATAGCGGATGAGCCTGATTGTTTCGATATCTATGATTTCAACGAAAGTTTGGAAGAGTTTGGTACTATCATCGATCGGGAAACAATGGACGACAAGCGCGATCAGTTTCGGGAGAAAGCTAAAACCGTGGAAGGATTTAACTTCCTGGAGGCTTGTGAAAATCTCAAAGAAGACATCATAAAAGCTGCAAATCGTAGAGACGAAGACGAAGAGGAGGACGATATCGGTGAGCAGTCGGGCATAGTACCAGAAGAATTCAATACAGATGATGAAAATGAGTTGGATGATTGTGAAAAGTTGAGAGATTACGTGGTAGTCGATAACGAAGAACAAGGGGTCGATGAGGAAGCGGATGAGGAACAGGACGAACTGGAATATAAGCTAATCCTGGTTAGCGGTAGTCGCGAGAATATGATTTGGTTCTGGGATTACGAAACTGGCCTACCTATAGATAAAATAACCGTACCATCGATTGCAAATGCTCGGCTTTGCGACACTTCCTTCACGAACGCTGTTTGGATCGATGAGTCTCATGTTGTTGCTAATAATTCGAATGGTCAAGTGATCGAATGGAAGGTAGAGTTCAAGTTTAAGAATGAACGCTTGCATCTGTCCGCCAAGGAGAGTTTGGCACCGTATCCGGTGGATAAAATTTTCCATGTGATACGCGCTAAAGGACTTGCCAAGACGGACACAAACGGACGGTACTTGTGGTGTTCGTCGATCAATCGAAAGTTGACATGCCTGGAGGTGGCAGAATCAGGGAAAGCGTCCATAATTGTAGATTATGGTTGTATCACTCCCACAAATCGCTGCCTGGTGGAAAATCCCCTCGAGTCCATGGT GATTGCGCTGGCAAGTGGTGCACCAAGGATTGAAAAACTGAACCTCGCCAGACTGCAGAATGATAACATTCCGTTCAAATCGTTCACCAATAAAATTAGTGGTGCCGTTATGCAATTGTGCTGGCATCCCGAGGAAGAGGAAAAGCTGGCCTTTGGGACAAAGGAAGGACGAATTGGCATCTTCGATACCAGCAGTTCGAGTAACGTCCCTGTATTATTAAAACCGTTCACTAACAGAGAGGTGTACGGTTTGCAATGGTGTTTTTTGACGGATGATAAGCAAGAGAAGAGATTGGTGCTGTTAGCATGTAGTAAAGTTGAACTTGTTTATTATCACATGAGCGGCGCGCAGAAACATG AACCTATCAAGTGTGTGCAGTTTGGGCATGTTTCGGAGGTAACTGTTGTAGGTAATTTGTGCTTTATCGGAACTCAGCATGGAACCATATACGTAAGCGATTTGGATAACAATTTTAAGCTATTGTACCACAAAAAGATTGCTAAACGGTACATCTGCGGACTGGAGTTTAAGAATAATTATCTTGCCGTGGGATCAAATGATCATTCCATCCGAGTAATCAATTTCAGCGATGGTTTTGATG GAGAGGCAGAAAAAGAACAAGTTTTACTGGAAGGTCATACAGATGGTATATGCAAGGTAAGATGGAATCGCGGTGATACGATGCGTCTGGTAAGCTGCAGCTTCGATTGTACCATTCGCATTTGGGACACCTCATCGGCtacttgtttaaaaatttatcataCAAGATCGTTCGCTTATGCTGCAATTTTTTCACCACTGGACGAAAATATAATACTTTTCGTTGGAAAAGGAAACTCGTTGTCGTCCTTCGATTACACCAAACAACATGATGAACCACCCAAAG CAGGATCAACAAAGTACCCAAAAATAGTCTTTGCCGTTGAGGACGGTGTGAAACCAATCGATTctaagcaaaagaagaaaaaagcggCTCGTGATTTAAAAAAGTCCAGAAAAGCGTATGATGGAGACCATGCAGCTAATGCCGTCGATCAACTAACCGAGGGGCTGAATAAAGTCACGATGCAGGAAGCTAATGCGGTTCAAGCATCAGCAAATCTATCGACAACATTCCAGCTTACAAAtcgcgaaacaaacaaaacaaaggatGTACTTGAGTGTATCGTTAAATTACTGCATACACCAGACCCTGAACCTGAACCAGAACCACACGATTATTATAATGATGGAAACTCTAGTGACAACGACTTTCTCGACGATAAATTCAATGATTTGTCAACTCGAAAACCAGCGGAAGCTACGAAATCGAATGTAGAACCAGCGGCAAACAATggcgaaacaaaaacggaacaggaaaaaatgttttacaatgaaaaattgttttccactcCTGAACATCTGAAGCAACTTATAGAAGAAGAAT CAAAACTACATACAATAACGGATACGTCATCGATTGGACTGGTGATGTTACCCCAGCTGCTACATAAACTGAAGGAAACGATCTTGGGATGCATTAGCAAGAAAAAGCTAACCCCGCAAATGTTGGCATTGGCGCCATATGTGTCACACAT GTTCTGGAGACAGTGCTGCCAAGCTTATGCTTATCAATTAATCGAAAGTCACCAATCTTTGGCAGcagttccttttttcctaGCCAGTCACAAG GCTGATTCATCCATCGAGGAACTTTGCGATGCTAAATATTACCGTGAAGCATGGGTCATCTGCAGGTTGAACAAAACGCCGGACGATCCAATGCTGGAGCAAGTAGCTAACAAATGGGCACATCATTTGAACGATATTGGAAACTATGAAGCTGCAGCGTTAGT TTGGACGGGCATTAAAAAGTATAAAGAGGCCATCGACGTGCTGACAAAGCGTAGAGATATTACTGAGGACATTCAACATACGATAGatgaattaaatgtaaaactgCAAGAAGCTACTTCGGTCATGCAgaaataa
- the LOC125762629 gene encoding uncharacterized protein LOC125762629 isoform X1 yields MKRSFCRCRLLSRLPLFWKIYLPTLAGLILYNEYLIHLYHSFQWADLQCETDSCVKILLVADPQILGNTFDRKLYWPLANFDSDRHLKRTYKRVVQHTAPDVICFLGDLMDEGSVANDVQFADYFTRFVNIFSQPTANTIMVYVPGDNDIGGEGLETVKSDRVLRFKQYFNEQDETPIEPTLRFLNVNRISMTLPLNNAPSTEERQPYTVLLSHMPILRWADPFTYKVVDDFQPSVIFSAHEHKSLYVKTHRNQLAQGATFIPLNTERGSRHEVLEFNLDYLKDTRELLEFIVPTCSYRMGEMKIGYGYAMFDGDKLRYTVLWTSQRFYQLAVYSMMLIPLKLVCGQLWCGVLKRYWCCCRRRNRNYLPLPLA; encoded by the exons ATGAAAAGGAGTTTTTGCAG ATGTCGTTTGCTTTCCAGGTTACCACTGTTTTGGAAAATCTATCTTCCAACACTGGCCGGACTGATCCTGTACAATGAATATCTCATCCACCTGTATCACAGCTTTCAGTGGGCCGATCTGCAGTGTGAAACGG atagTTGTGTAAAGATACTTCTTGTCGCTGATCCACAAATTTTGGGTAATACGTTCGACAGGAAGCTCTACTGGCCTTTAGCTAATTTTGACTCCGATCG GCACCTAAAACGGACGTACAAAAGGGTGGTTCAACACACAGCGCCGGATGTAATTTGCTTTCTGGGTGATCTCATGGATGAAGGTAGTGTAGCGAATGATGTTCAGTTTGCCGATTATTTCACACGGTTCGTCAACATTTTCTCGCAACCCACGGCCAACACCATTATG GTTTACGTTCCGGGCGATAACGATATTGGTGGCGAGGGTTTAGAAACCGTTAAATCCGACCGTGTGCTGCggtttaaacaatattttaacgaGCAAGATGAAACACCGATAGAACCAACTTTGCGATTTCTTAACGTTAATCGAATCAGCATGACACTGCCGCTAAATAACGCACCCAGTACGGAAGAACGGCAACCTTACACCGTGCTTTTGAGCCACATGCCGATACTCCGATGGGCTGACCCGTTTACTTACAAG GTGGTAGACGATTTCCAACCAAGCGTGATTTTTTCCGCACACGAACACAAATCCCTCTACGTTAAGACACATCGTAATCAGCTTGCACAAGGTGCCACCTTTATACCGCTTAATACGGAACGAGGGAGTCGTCACGAGGTGCTGGAGTTTAATTTAGACTATCTGAAGGATACACGAGAGCTGCTGGAATTTATCGTACCAACATGTTCGTACAGGATGGGCGAAATGAAAATTGGGTACGGTTATGCCATGTTCGATGGCGATAAGCTCCGGTACACCGTCCTATGGACATCGCAGCGATTTTATCAGCTTGCAGTATACTCCATGATGCTCATACCGCTAAAATTGGTTTGTGGGCAACTTTGGTGCGGCGTCCTGAAACGGTACTGGTGCTGTTGTCGTAGACGCAATCGCAACTATTTACCACTACCACTAGCGTGA
- the LOC125762624 gene encoding cytochrome b5-related protein produces the protein MANSYITTISKKYPSFRDEPLKTVYRWLEGKQADDGAEGLWRIHDTLYDLTDFIERHPGGPEWLRLTKGTDITEAFETHHITLRAEGLLAKYKVREATQPRAVRLTFRDDGFYRTLKRRVRDKLKDIDYGPAKRSKLIIDSMLAAAFGLAFLAIRLNSYALATVSGLFVCWTMISAHNFFHQRDNWRMMAFNLAFSSYREWRVSHAMSHHNFPNSILDLEISYFEPFLCWLPNPSIKSSVKRFASWVYGPLVYSLMFYGEFIKRLQETYQTGKNTFFLDDLVTLILPTFMYVVGATSLWEVIKMWLFIVLVASFLFGLIGLNAAHHHPKAVHDGDQIPADIDFAVYQMAAVIDRSDTKGSQFMVLTSFGDHCLHHLFPTLDHGILPQLYPVFFETCREFETVYREIPWLQQIVGQHKQLARVEPMTYEPSEKLT, from the exons ATGGCGAACAGTTACATAACAACAATATCAAAAAAGTATCCCTCCTTCCGAGATGAACCCTTAAAAACGGTTTACCGATGGTTGGAGGGTAAGCAGGCTGACGATGGTGCCGAGGGCTTGTGGCGCATCCACGACACCCTGTACGACTTGACGGACTTTATCGAGCGTCATCCCGGTGGCCCTGAATGGTTGCGCCTGACAAAGGGGACGGACATTACGGAGGCGTTCGAAACGCACCACATTACACTGCGCGCGGAAGGCCTGCTAGCGAAGTACAAAGTGCGCGAGGCCACCCAGCCGAGAGCGGTCCGTTTAACGTTCCGTGACGATGGGTTTTACCGGACACTGAAGCGCCGTGTGCGCGACAAGTTGAAGGATATCGACTATGGTCCAGCGAAACGTTCTAAACTGATCATCGATTCGATGCTGGCAGCTGCATTCGGGCTGGCGTTTCTTGCCATACGGTTGAACAGCTATGCACTCGCAACGGTGTCGGGACTGTTCGTCTGCTGGACAATGATTAGCGCACACAACTTCTTCCACCAGCGGGACAATTGGCGTATGATGGCGTTTAATTTGGCTTTTTCGAGCTATCG TGAATGGCGTGTGTCGCACGCGATGTCTCACCATAACTTCCCCAACTCGATATTAGACCTGGAGATATCCTACTTTGAGCCTTTCCTTTGCTGGTTACCCAACCCGTCTATTAAGAGCTCGGTTAAAAGGTTTGCATCCTGGGTGTACGGACCGTTAGTATATTCGCTTATGTTTTACGGTGAGTTTATCAAACGTCTACAAGAGACGTACCAGACGGGCAAGAACACATTCTTCCTGGACGATCTCGTAACGCTGATACTTCCGACGTTCATGTACGTGGTTGGAGCTACCAGCTTGTGGGAAGTGATAAAGATGTGGCTGTTCATCGTGCTGGTCGCCAGCTTCCTGTTTGGTTTGATCGGACTGAATGCAGCCCATCATCACCCGAAGGCAGTACACGACGGAGATCAAATACC GGCTGACATCGATTTTGCCGTCTATCAAATGGCCGCCGTAATTGACCGGTCAGACACGAAAGGATCACAGTTTATGGTGCTAACAAGCTTCGGTGATCACTGTTTGCATCATCTCTTCCCAACGCTAGATCACGGCATTCTTCCACAGCTATATCCAGTGTTCTTTGAAACGTGTCGTGAGTTTGAAACCGTCTATCGGGAAATACCTTGGTTGCAGCAAATTGTCGGTCAGCACAAACAGCTTGCCCGTGTAGAACCGATGACGTACGAACCGTCGGAGAAGCTTACTTAA
- the LOC125762629 gene encoding uncharacterized protein LOC125762629 isoform X2 has protein sequence MKRSFCRLPLFWKIYLPTLAGLILYNEYLIHLYHSFQWADLQCETDSCVKILLVADPQILGNTFDRKLYWPLANFDSDRHLKRTYKRVVQHTAPDVICFLGDLMDEGSVANDVQFADYFTRFVNIFSQPTANTIMVYVPGDNDIGGEGLETVKSDRVLRFKQYFNEQDETPIEPTLRFLNVNRISMTLPLNNAPSTEERQPYTVLLSHMPILRWADPFTYKVVDDFQPSVIFSAHEHKSLYVKTHRNQLAQGATFIPLNTERGSRHEVLEFNLDYLKDTRELLEFIVPTCSYRMGEMKIGYGYAMFDGDKLRYTVLWTSQRFYQLAVYSMMLIPLKLVCGQLWCGVLKRYWCCCRRRNRNYLPLPLA, from the exons ATGAAAAGGAGTTTTTGCAG GTTACCACTGTTTTGGAAAATCTATCTTCCAACACTGGCCGGACTGATCCTGTACAATGAATATCTCATCCACCTGTATCACAGCTTTCAGTGGGCCGATCTGCAGTGTGAAACGG atagTTGTGTAAAGATACTTCTTGTCGCTGATCCACAAATTTTGGGTAATACGTTCGACAGGAAGCTCTACTGGCCTTTAGCTAATTTTGACTCCGATCG GCACCTAAAACGGACGTACAAAAGGGTGGTTCAACACACAGCGCCGGATGTAATTTGCTTTCTGGGTGATCTCATGGATGAAGGTAGTGTAGCGAATGATGTTCAGTTTGCCGATTATTTCACACGGTTCGTCAACATTTTCTCGCAACCCACGGCCAACACCATTATG GTTTACGTTCCGGGCGATAACGATATTGGTGGCGAGGGTTTAGAAACCGTTAAATCCGACCGTGTGCTGCggtttaaacaatattttaacgaGCAAGATGAAACACCGATAGAACCAACTTTGCGATTTCTTAACGTTAATCGAATCAGCATGACACTGCCGCTAAATAACGCACCCAGTACGGAAGAACGGCAACCTTACACCGTGCTTTTGAGCCACATGCCGATACTCCGATGGGCTGACCCGTTTACTTACAAG GTGGTAGACGATTTCCAACCAAGCGTGATTTTTTCCGCACACGAACACAAATCCCTCTACGTTAAGACACATCGTAATCAGCTTGCACAAGGTGCCACCTTTATACCGCTTAATACGGAACGAGGGAGTCGTCACGAGGTGCTGGAGTTTAATTTAGACTATCTGAAGGATACACGAGAGCTGCTGGAATTTATCGTACCAACATGTTCGTACAGGATGGGCGAAATGAAAATTGGGTACGGTTATGCCATGTTCGATGGCGATAAGCTCCGGTACACCGTCCTATGGACATCGCAGCGATTTTATCAGCTTGCAGTATACTCCATGATGCTCATACCGCTAAAATTGGTTTGTGGGCAACTTTGGTGCGGCGTCCTGAAACGGTACTGGTGCTGTTGTCGTAGACGCAATCGCAACTATTTACCACTACCACTAGCGTGA
- the LOC125762606 gene encoding protein rigor mortis isoform X2: MDGFVAPVFHVWYHQNSLLSTPDNGILYCSRYDVSYIPPQDSNHLPKISIMAVSGFIKSLACSPDWTDKRLFATLDEYNILHVWDLDLQQPVKGHRAHATGTQIKTSKKQLSDVTAAICFTTDGKVISCVHSDLVVYCLLTDRYKVTPDFFRNKTVVTLEPSPVDRDIFIAGLKDGLIQIFSIKKMTILHTLRGHDKEIVSIACMNVPVLKKNAKRQQIEDCKENVTGSASKSVSNRPKKQARKKTVPIADEPDCFDIYDFNESLEEFGTIIDRETMDDKRDQFREKAKTVEGFNFLEACENLKEDIIKAANRRDEDEEEDDIGEQSGIVPEEFNTDDENELDDCEKLRDYVVVDNEEQGVDEEADEEQDELEYKLILVSGSRENMIWFWDYETGLPIDKITVPSIANARLCDTSFTNAVWIDESHVVANNSNGQVIEWKVEFKFKNERLHLSAKESLAPYPVDKIFHVIRAKGLAKTDTNGRYLWCSSINRKLTCLEVAESGKASIIVDYGCITPTNRCLVENPLESMVIALASGAPRIEKLNLARLQNDNIPFKSFTNKISGAVMQLCWHPEEEEKLAFGTKEGRIGIFDTSSSSNVPVLLKPFTNREVYGLQWCFLTDDKQEKRLVLLACSKVELVYYHMSGAQKHEPIKCVQFGHVSEVTVVGNLCFIGTQHGTIYVSDLDNNFKLLYHKKIAKRYICGLEFKNNYLAVGSNDHSIRVINFSDGFDGEAEKEQVLLEGHTDGICKVRWNRGDTMRLVSCSFDCTIRIWDTSSATCLKIYHTRSFAYAAIFSPLDENIILFVGKGNSLSSFDYTKQHDEPPKGSTKYPKIVFAVEDGVKPIDSKQKKKKAARDLKKSRKAYDGDHAANAVDQLTEGLNKVTMQEANAVQASANLSTTFQLTNRETNKTKDVLECIVKLLHTPDPEPEPEPHDYYNDGNSSDNDFLDDKFNDLSTRKPAEATKSNVEPAANNGETKTEQEKMFYNEKLFSTPEHLKQLIEEESKLHTITDTSSIGLVMLPQLLHKLKETILGCISKKKLTPQMLALAPYVSHMFWRQCCQAYAYQLIESHQSLAAVPFFLASHKADSSIEELCDAKYYREAWVICRLNKTPDDPMLEQVANKWAHHLNDIGNYEAAALVWTGIKKYKEAIDVLTKRRDITEDIQHTIDELNVKLQEATSVMQK; the protein is encoded by the exons ATGGATGGATTTGTTGCACCTGTTTTCCACGTGTGGTATCACCAAAACAGCCTTCTGTCCACCCCGGACAATGGAATCCTGTATTGCTCTCGTTACGACGTTTCGTACATACCTCCGCAGGATTCGAACCATTTGCCGAAGATCAGCATCATGGCCGTTAGTGGATT CATTAAATCTTTGGCTTGTTCTCCGGACTGGACCGACAAACGATTGTTTGCTACGCTGGACGAGTATAACATCCTGCACGTATGGGATCTTGATTTGCAGCAACCAGTTAAAGGACACCGAGCGCACGCAACCGGAACGCAAATCAAGACCTCGAAAAAGCAACTCTCGGATGTAACTGCGGCAATTTGCTTTACAACAgatggaaaagtgatttcatGTGTCCATTCTGATCTAGTGGTGTATTGTTTGCTAACGGACAGATACAAGGTGACGCCAGATTTTTTCCGCAATAAAACTGTCGTCACACTGGAACCGTCTCCGGTCGATCGCGACATCTTTATTGCAGGTTTGAAGGATGGGTTGATccaaatattttctataaagAAAATGACTATCCTTCACACCCTCCGTGGACACGATAAAGAGATCGTCTCTATCGCATGCATGAATGTGCCTGTTCTGAAGAAAAATGCGAAGAGACAGCAGATTGAAGATTGTAAGGAGAATGTTACAGGAAGCGCATCCAAAAGCGTTTCAAACAGACCCAAAAAACAGGCACGGAAAAAAACTGTCCCAATAGCGGATGAGCCTGATTGTTTCGATATCTATGATTTCAACGAAAGTTTGGAAGAGTTTGGTACTATCATCGATCGGGAAACAATGGACGACAAGCGCGATCAGTTTCGGGAGAAAGCTAAAACCGTGGAAGGATTTAACTTCCTGGAGGCTTGTGAAAATCTCAAAGAAGACATCATAAAAGCTGCAAATCGTAGAGACGAAGACGAAGAGGAGGACGATATCGGTGAGCAGTCGGGCATAGTACCAGAAGAATTCAATACAGATGATGAAAATGAGTTGGATGATTGTGAAAAGTTGAGAGATTACGTGGTAGTCGATAACGAAGAACAAGGGGTCGATGAGGAAGCGGATGAGGAACAGGACGAACTGGAATATAAGCTAATCCTGGTTAGCGGTAGTCGCGAGAATATGATTTGGTTCTGGGATTACGAAACTGGCCTACCTATAGATAAAATAACCGTACCATCGATTGCAAATGCTCGGCTTTGCGACACTTCCTTCACGAACGCTGTTTGGATCGATGAGTCTCATGTTGTTGCTAATAATTCGAATGGTCAAGTGATCGAATGGAAGGTAGAGTTCAAGTTTAAGAATGAACGCTTGCATCTGTCCGCCAAGGAGAGTTTGGCACCGTATCCGGTGGATAAAATTTTCCATGTGATACGCGCTAAAGGACTTGCCAAGACGGACACAAACGGACGGTACTTGTGGTGTTCGTCGATCAATCGAAAGTTGACATGCCTGGAGGTGGCAGAATCAGGGAAAGCGTCCATAATTGTAGATTATGGTTGTATCACTCCCACAAATCGCTGCCTGGTGGAAAATCCCCTCGAGTCCATGGT GATTGCGCTGGCAAGTGGTGCACCAAGGATTGAAAAACTGAACCTCGCCAGACTGCAGAATGATAACATTCCGTTCAAATCGTTCACCAATAAAATTAGTGGTGCCGTTATGCAATTGTGCTGGCATCCCGAGGAAGAGGAAAAGCTGGCCTTTGGGACAAAGGAAGGACGAATTGGCATCTTCGATACCAGCAGTTCGAGTAACGTCCCTGTATTATTAAAACCGTTCACTAACAGAGAGGTGTACGGTTTGCAATGGTGTTTTTTGACGGATGATAAGCAAGAGAAGAGATTGGTGCTGTTAGCATGTAGTAAAGTTGAACTTGTTTATTATCACATGAGCGGCGCGCAGAAACATG AACCTATCAAGTGTGTGCAGTTTGGGCATGTTTCGGAGGTAACTGTTGTAGGTAATTTGTGCTTTATCGGAACTCAGCATGGAACCATATACGTAAGCGATTTGGATAACAATTTTAAGCTATTGTACCACAAAAAGATTGCTAAACGGTACATCTGCGGACTGGAGTTTAAGAATAATTATCTTGCCGTGGGATCAAATGATCATTCCATCCGAGTAATCAATTTCAGCGATGGTTTTGATG GAGAGGCAGAAAAAGAACAAGTTTTACTGGAAGGTCATACAGATGGTATATGCAAGGTAAGATGGAATCGCGGTGATACGATGCGTCTGGTAAGCTGCAGCTTCGATTGTACCATTCGCATTTGGGACACCTCATCGGCtacttgtttaaaaatttatcataCAAGATCGTTCGCTTATGCTGCAATTTTTTCACCACTGGACGAAAATATAATACTTTTCGTTGGAAAAGGAAACTCGTTGTCGTCCTTCGATTACACCAAACAACATGATGAACCACCCAAAG GATCAACAAAGTACCCAAAAATAGTCTTTGCCGTTGAGGACGGTGTGAAACCAATCGATTctaagcaaaagaagaaaaaagcggCTCGTGATTTAAAAAAGTCCAGAAAAGCGTATGATGGAGACCATGCAGCTAATGCCGTCGATCAACTAACCGAGGGGCTGAATAAAGTCACGATGCAGGAAGCTAATGCGGTTCAAGCATCAGCAAATCTATCGACAACATTCCAGCTTACAAAtcgcgaaacaaacaaaacaaaggatGTACTTGAGTGTATCGTTAAATTACTGCATACACCAGACCCTGAACCTGAACCAGAACCACACGATTATTATAATGATGGAAACTCTAGTGACAACGACTTTCTCGACGATAAATTCAATGATTTGTCAACTCGAAAACCAGCGGAAGCTACGAAATCGAATGTAGAACCAGCGGCAAACAATggcgaaacaaaaacggaacaggaaaaaatgttttacaatgaaaaattgttttccactcCTGAACATCTGAAGCAACTTATAGAAGAAGAAT CAAAACTACATACAATAACGGATACGTCATCGATTGGACTGGTGATGTTACCCCAGCTGCTACATAAACTGAAGGAAACGATCTTGGGATGCATTAGCAAGAAAAAGCTAACCCCGCAAATGTTGGCATTGGCGCCATATGTGTCACACAT GTTCTGGAGACAGTGCTGCCAAGCTTATGCTTATCAATTAATCGAAAGTCACCAATCTTTGGCAGcagttccttttttcctaGCCAGTCACAAG GCTGATTCATCCATCGAGGAACTTTGCGATGCTAAATATTACCGTGAAGCATGGGTCATCTGCAGGTTGAACAAAACGCCGGACGATCCAATGCTGGAGCAAGTAGCTAACAAATGGGCACATCATTTGAACGATATTGGAAACTATGAAGCTGCAGCGTTAGT TTGGACGGGCATTAAAAAGTATAAAGAGGCCATCGACGTGCTGACAAAGCGTAGAGATATTACTGAGGACATTCAACATACGATAGatgaattaaatgtaaaactgCAAGAAGCTACTTCGGTCATGCAgaaataa